From Ailuropoda melanoleuca isolate Jingjing chromosome 8, ASM200744v2, whole genome shotgun sequence, a single genomic window includes:
- the LOC100467388 gene encoding olfactory receptor 56A3, with protein sequence MLPCNSSSLSTEVSDFILNCFVRSPSSQHWLSLPLSLLFILAMGANVTLLITIRLEASLHEPMYYLLSLLSLLDMVLCLTVIPKVLAIFWFDLRSISFSAYFLQMFIMNNFLPMESCTFLAMAYDRYVAIXDRYVAICHPLRYSSIITDQFVAKAAIFILARNVLLTMFIPILSARLRYCGKNIIENCICANLSVSKLSCDNIALNRIYQLIVAWTLLGSDLILIFLSYTFILRAVLRLKAKGAAAKALSTCGSHFILILFFSTILLVFVLTHIAKKKVSPDIPILLNVLHHVIPAALNPIVYGV encoded by the exons ATGCTACCTTGTAACAGCAGCTCCCTCTCTACTGAAGTCTCAGACTTCATCCTGAATTGTTTTGTCAGGTCCCCCAGCTCGCAGCACTGGctgtccctgcccctcagcctgcTCTTCATCCTGGCCATGGGGGCCAACGTCACCCTGCTGATCACCATCAGGCTGGAGGCCTCTCTCCATGAGCCCATGTACTACCTGCTCAGCCTCCTCTCCCTACTTGACATGGTGCTCTGCCTGACCGTCATCCCCAAG GTCCTGGCCATCTTCTGGTTTGACCTCAGGTCCATCAGCTTCTCAGCCTACTTCCTCCAGATGTTCATCATGAATAACTTCCTGCCCATGGAATCATGCACCTTCCTggccatggcctatgaccgctatgtggccatcgNTGACCGCTATGTGGCTATCTGCCACCCACTGAGGTACTCATCCATCATCACTGACCAATTTGTAGCCAAGGCCgccatttttattttggccaGGAATGTACTTCTTACTATGTTCATTCCCATCCTCTCTGCCCGGCTCCGTTACTGtggaaaaaatataattgagAACTGTATCTGTGCCAACCTCTCTGTGTCCAAGCTCTCCTGTGATAACATTGCCCTTAACAGAATTTACCAGTTAATTGTGGCCTGGACTCTTCTGGGCTCTGACCTCATCCTCATCTTCCTCTCCTATACCTTCATCCTAAGAGCCGTTCTTAGACTCAAGGCAAAAGGGGCAGCTGCCAAAGCTCTGAGCACATGTGGCTCTCACttcattctcatcctcttctTCAGCACCAtccttcttgtttttgttcttacCCACATTGCCAAGAAGAAAGTTTCCCCTGATATACCCATCTTACTTAATGTCCTACACCATGTAATTCCTGCAGCTCTCAACCCCATTGTCTATGGGGTATGA